The genomic stretch AGCACCTGGAGAAGATACTTCAAGGAAATAGTTGTGTGTGATTGGATCAACTTCATCCATTTTCTCACTAAGCTTTTCACTTACAGTTCCGCAGTCTTCAATGTCTACACCCGTTTCAGAATCAATAAAAACTCGAAGGAACCAATCGCGCCCTTCTTTCACATATTCTATTTCTACTAGCTCTAAGTTCATTTCTTCTAAAATTGGTGTAACCATTTCTTCTACTGTTTCTTTTACGCTTTTGCCCATTTCTAATCCTCCTTTCGAGACAACAAAATATCTGTCTCTTATCTAAAAAAGAGTGGACACATTTGATACTGTCCTTTCAATACCTAGTATGAAGCTGGTACATACGCACGATATACTAATGAGTAAGGATGATGAAATTAATAATGGATGTTTTCAATTCATATCGCCGTGATACAGTCCGATACTTAAGTTTCGATGCTAGAACGTCTCGAGTTAAAAAGCATGCACGTACAGAAAAAACGAATCATGCTAACCGCCGATTCGTTTCCCATACTCCTTACTAGTTCGTAAGTTCATATCAATAAGAAAGAGCGGGTTTCCCCACTCTTTACTCGTCCGTATCCTTAGCATTTCCACATTCACTATATCATAACCGCTTATTTTATGCAAATGTTAGAAAAGTGAAAGTTGGTTTTGATCTGGCAGGCTTTCTAAACAACCATGATTGTCTAAATACTCTAGAATTGTCTTTGATACTTTTCCTCTTTGCTGCAGATCTTCTTTTGATAAAAACTCGCCATCTTTGCGGGCTTTCACAATATTTAAAGCCGCATTTGTTCCCAATCCTGGAATAGAGTTAAATGGTGGGATTAGGGATGTTCCATCAATAATAAATTCATCGGCACTTGATTCATACAGGTCAACTTTTTTGAACGAATAGCCCCGTTCACACATTTCAAGCGCAAGTTCAAGCACTGTTAATAAATTTTTCTCTTTTGGAGAAGCATCAAGTCCCTTACCGTTAATCTCTTCCATTTTCGATTTAATAGCAGTTGAACCTTTAATCATTGTATCAATGTCGAAATCATCGGCACGTACTGTAAAATATGCTGCATAATATAAAAGTGCATGATGAACTTTGAAGTATGCGATACGTACAGCCATTAAAACATATGCTGCCGCATGGGCTTTCGGGAACATGTACTTGATCTTTTTACATGAATCAATGTACCAATCCGGTACGCCGTTTTTAATCATTTCTTCTTCAAATTCAGGGCTTAATCCCTTCCCTTTACGAACTGATTCCATGATTTTAAACGCTAAAGAAGGCTCCAGCCCTTGATAAATTAAATACACCATAATATCATCACGACAGCCAATTACTTCACTTAGGTTACAAATATTGTTACGGATTAACTCTTGGGCATTTCCTAACCATACATCCGTTCCGTGAGATAGTCCAGAAATTTGCACAAGCTCTGAGAACGTAGATGGCTTTGTGTCTTCTAGCATTTGACGAACAAATCGGGTTCCGAATTCAGGAATACCGAGAGTTCCTGTTTTACACATAATCTGCTCTTCCGTGACGCCTAATGATTCTGTTCCGCTAAAGATTTTCATGACTTCCGGGTCATCTGTCGGAATGGTCTTGGGGTCAATCCCACTTAAATCTTGTAGCATACGAATAACCGTAGGATCATCGTGCCCTAGAATATCAAGCTTTAAGAGGTTATCATGAATCGAATGGAAGTCA from Bacillus sp. 1780r2a1 encodes the following:
- the rimP gene encoding ribosome maturation factor RimP, giving the protein MGKSVKETVEEMVTPILEEMNLELVEIEYVKEGRDWFLRVFIDSETGVDIEDCGTVSEKLSEKMDEVDPITHNYFLEVSSPGAERPLKKDRDFERSIGKHVYIKTYEPIEGAKEFEGELVAFDGTTVTLSIRIKTRTKTVELPYEKVAFARLAIVF